The following coding sequences are from one Novosphingobium sp. KACC 22771 window:
- a CDS encoding Thivi_2564 family membrane protein, producing MPNPTLDRRIWRAVHGPFLGRSAFTLHNASAIMARERKEVKAMPLSAIIISLVGVGIALWLVKNYLPMDRKIKSSINGVVVIFLVIWLLSVFLGIDFFSNIHLWH from the coding sequence TTGCCCAACCCCACGCTTGATCGGCGGATATGGCGCGCGGTGCATGGACCTTTTCTTGGCCGGAGCGCGTTCACTCTTCACAATGCCAGCGCCATCATGGCGCGCGAACGAAAAGAGGTAAAAGCCATGCCACTGTCTGCAATTATCATCTCGCTGGTCGGTGTCGGTATCGCGCTGTGGCTGGTCAAAAATTATCTGCCGATGGATAGAAAGATTAAATCGAGCATTAACGGTGTTGTCGTGATATTTTTGGTAATATGGCTTCTTAGCGTCTTTTTGGGCATTGATTTCTTTTCAAACATCCATCTGTGGCATTAA
- a CDS encoding CsbD family protein has protein sequence MRDYINRAKGLVNETAGKAKVKLGKAVESSDLILDGTALQAKGKAQSREASFNDAADDAVAEGKAMKEAFEKAAHDKTLKG, from the coding sequence ATGCGTGACTATATCAACAGGGCCAAGGGCCTCGTCAACGAGACGGCTGGCAAGGCCAAGGTCAAGCTGGGTAAGGCTGTCGAGAGTTCGGATCTGATCCTCGATGGCACCGCGCTGCAGGCCAAGGGCAAGGCGCAATCCAGAGAGGCCAGCTTCAACGATGCGGCAGACGATGCAGTGGCGGAGGGCAAGGCCATGAAAGAGGCCTTTGAAAAAGCGGCCCACGACAAGACCCTTAAAGGCTGA
- a CDS encoding lipid-binding SYLF domain-containing protein, translating into MIRLPSPIAAAVAVVAFASIPAVPAQARTAAQITAQGKQTLRLLEAQDPRAHMLAKRARAILVFPSILKGGFIFGAQTGNGVLLDHGRTRGYYNLSGGSWGLQIGGQDFSYVLFLMNDKALANVESSSGFAAGTGPSVVVINKSAGAAVDTSMIDHDVYAFPFNGKGLMADLTLQGTKISHIHPK; encoded by the coding sequence ATGATCCGTCTGCCTTCTCCCATCGCCGCCGCTGTGGCCGTGGTGGCCTTTGCCTCCATCCCCGCCGTCCCGGCGCAGGCCCGCACCGCTGCCCAGATTACCGCGCAGGGCAAACAGACCCTACGCCTGCTGGAGGCGCAAGACCCACGCGCGCATATGCTGGCCAAACGCGCACGGGCCATTCTGGTCTTCCCCTCGATCTTGAAGGGTGGCTTCATCTTTGGCGCGCAAACCGGCAATGGCGTCTTGCTCGATCATGGCCGCACGCGGGGGTATTACAACCTTTCGGGTGGATCATGGGGCTTGCAAATCGGCGGTCAGGATTTCAGCTATGTGCTGTTCCTGATGAATGACAAGGCGCTGGCCAATGTCGAAAGCAGCAGCGGCTTTGCTGCGGGCACCGGCCCCAGCGTTGTGGTTATCAACAAGAGTGCGGGCGCTGCGGTCGATACGTCGATGATCGACCATGATGTCTATGCTTTCCCCTTCAACGGCAAGGGGCTGATGGCCGACCTGACGCTGCAAGGGACCAAGATCTCGCACATCCATCCCAAATAA
- a CDS encoding OmpA family protein codes for MKTLIIGALLASSALSGVAQAQNTGPYITFEGGAVRNERADLRSGNGYEHSDRFKTGWEAGGALGYDFGHFRAEVEAFYHESKLKSASRPLGTPLPNGTFDQSNGLSGNTNSRAVMANGLFGLGHWGGLKAYAGGGVGYARTFVSDGLQGAGLIEGHSQGLAWQALAGVTVPISRTIDLGVKYRYFRPDGAEDFNYSGGGTRHASLRSHSLLATLTFNFGRPAAEPMQEAAPPPPPPPPPPSPPPPPPLVQAVCNTGPFILFFDWNRSDISGEAASILDSAIQAYGSCGSMRIMLAGYTDSSGTARYNLGLAERRDQAVQSYLNGHGIGTGVISAHAFGEANQRVATADGVRELQNRRVEITYGPGAGY; via the coding sequence ATGAAGACACTGATCATCGGCGCGCTGCTCGCGTCGAGCGCCCTGAGCGGCGTGGCGCAGGCCCAGAACACGGGCCCCTACATCACCTTTGAAGGCGGCGCGGTGCGCAATGAGCGCGCCGATTTGCGCAGCGGCAATGGCTATGAGCATTCCGACAGGTTCAAGACCGGCTGGGAAGCCGGCGGCGCGCTGGGCTATGATTTTGGCCATTTCCGCGCCGAGGTTGAGGCCTTTTATCACGAATCCAAGCTGAAGAGCGCCTCGCGCCCATTGGGCACTCCGCTGCCCAATGGCACGTTTGACCAATCCAATGGGCTTTCTGGCAACACCAACAGCCGTGCCGTGATGGCCAATGGCCTGTTCGGGTTGGGCCATTGGGGCGGGTTGAAGGCCTATGCCGGTGGTGGTGTGGGTTATGCGCGCACTTTTGTCAGCGATGGCCTGCAAGGGGCGGGCTTGATCGAGGGGCATTCGCAAGGGCTGGCATGGCAGGCTCTGGCGGGCGTTACCGTGCCCATCAGCCGCACGATCGATCTGGGTGTGAAGTACCGCTATTTCCGCCCCGATGGTGCTGAGGATTTCAACTATTCGGGCGGCGGCACACGCCATGCCTCGCTGCGCAGTCACTCGCTGCTGGCCACGTTGACTTTCAACTTCGGCCGCCCCGCCGCTGAGCCGATGCAGGAGGCTGCACCGCCCCCGCCCCCGCCACCACCTCCTCCTTCGCCCCCGCCTCCACCCCCGCTGGTTCAGGCCGTGTGCAACACCGGGCCTTTCATCCTGTTCTTCGACTGGAACCGTTCGGATATCAGCGGTGAAGCTGCCAGCATCCTTGACAGCGCGATCCAGGCCTATGGGTCTTGTGGCAGCATGCGGATTATGCTGGCTGGCTACACCGACAGTTCGGGCACGGCGCGCTACAATCTGGGCCTTGCCGAGCGGCGTGATCAGGCGGTGCAAAGCTATCTCAACGGACATGGCATCGGCACAGGCGTGATCTCCGCCCACGCCTTTGGCGAGGCCAACCAGCGCGTGGCCACCGCGGATGGGGTGCGCGAATTGCAGAACCGCCGGGTGGAGATCACCTACGGTCCGGGGGCAGGTTACTGA
- the mgtA gene encoding magnesium-translocating P-type ATPase, with amino-acid sequence MTASLDSTDDQKAYWSDAPASLLTELDSRAGGLGTDEAERRLAADGPNELAGRTHRHLLVDWLRRLANPLVLILLGAAGVAGSTGDVASFVIIVGIVALSTLLDMVQERRAEATVEALRCAIALDADVWRDGQQRHLPVAELVRGDVVDLAAGDLVPADGVALSANAAQVNQAALTGEPFPVEKSARPLAGSAFDTAPNLLLAGSSMVGGTARMLVVRTGAHTRFGTIAQSLRGLAEVTAFEQGLHRFGYVIARMTIFLVLFVLLARLALGKPALESFLFAMALAVGLTPELLPMIVTITLARGARRMSAARVVVKRMSAIHDLGEMDVLCTDKTGTLTEARIVLVACPGIDGQDWDHVAELAAVNARFETGLKSPLDDAVLARHGAAAEGWGKLDERPFDFERRRVSVLAERDGRRLEIVKGAPETVLALCADAQARDGTRKAMDATLRGEMMALYDAHAAQGLRLLGVAWKDAAGRDRIDTDDDAGLSFVGFCVFVDPPKPSARDALARLGKVGVRVKLVSGDALAVARHLAQSVGLPVREAMSGEEIAALSDAALAARVQRVDLFARVSPDQKLRIVHALKKHHTVGFIGDGINDAPAIHAADVGLSVDGATDVAREAADMIMLDSDLHVLADGIAEGRRTYANIMKYLRMGTSSNFGNMLTMALASLFLPFLPLTAVQILLNNLLYDLSQTGIPFDTADSTLLGRPHRWNMRGLMRFTAVMGPLSTLFDVLTFGLLLGVFRVDVAQFRSAWFVESMATQILVVLIIRTAGPFWRNRPHPALLASALGCLCVALALPWLPWAVRLGFAPLPAPLVGAIIGLVAIYLTLAEAVKRLALPRTELA; translated from the coding sequence GTGACGGCATCGCTTGATTCGACAGATGACCAGAAGGCCTATTGGAGCGACGCCCCCGCCAGTCTGCTGACAGAACTGGACAGTCGCGCAGGCGGGCTGGGCACGGACGAGGCGGAACGGCGCCTTGCCGCCGACGGCCCGAACGAGCTGGCCGGACGAACCCATCGCCACCTGTTGGTTGACTGGCTGCGCCGTCTGGCCAATCCGTTGGTCCTGATCCTGCTGGGCGCGGCCGGTGTGGCGGGCAGCACAGGCGATGTTGCCAGTTTCGTCATCATTGTCGGGATCGTCGCGCTCTCCACCCTGCTGGATATGGTGCAGGAACGGCGCGCCGAGGCGACGGTCGAAGCGCTGCGCTGCGCGATCGCGCTGGATGCCGATGTATGGCGCGACGGGCAGCAACGGCACCTGCCGGTGGCCGAACTGGTGCGTGGCGATGTGGTCGATCTTGCCGCAGGCGATCTGGTGCCCGCCGATGGCGTGGCGCTCTCCGCCAATGCGGCGCAGGTCAATCAGGCGGCGCTGACGGGCGAGCCCTTTCCGGTCGAGAAATCCGCCAGGCCCTTGGCAGGCAGCGCATTCGATACCGCGCCCAACCTGTTGCTGGCCGGTAGCTCGATGGTGGGCGGCACCGCGCGGATGCTGGTGGTGCGGACCGGCGCCCACACAAGGTTCGGCACGATCGCACAATCGTTGCGCGGGCTGGCGGAGGTGACCGCGTTCGAGCAGGGGTTGCATCGTTTCGGCTATGTCATCGCGCGGATGACGATCTTTCTGGTGCTGTTCGTGCTGCTGGCGCGTCTGGCGCTGGGCAAACCCGCGCTGGAAAGCTTCCTGTTCGCGATGGCGCTGGCGGTGGGGCTGACGCCGGAATTGCTGCCGATGATCGTGACGATCACGCTGGCGCGTGGTGCGCGGCGCATGTCGGCGGCGCGCGTGGTGGTCAAGCGCATGTCGGCGATCCATGATCTGGGCGAAATGGATGTGCTGTGCACCGACAAGACCGGCACGTTGACCGAAGCGAGGATCGTTCTGGTGGCTTGTCCGGGCATAGACGGGCAGGACTGGGATCATGTGGCCGAACTGGCCGCGGTGAATGCGCGGTTTGAAACGGGCCTGAAAAGCCCGCTCGACGATGCGGTGCTGGCACGGCACGGGGCAGCGGCAGAAGGCTGGGGCAAACTGGACGAGCGACCTTTCGACTTCGAACGGCGGCGCGTTTCGGTGTTGGCGGAAAGGGATGGGCGGCGGCTCGAGATTGTCAAAGGCGCTCCCGAAACCGTGCTAGCGCTTTGTGCCGATGCGCAGGCTCGCGATGGCACGCGCAAGGCTATGGATGCGACGCTGCGCGGTGAGATGATGGCGTTGTACGATGCCCATGCGGCACAGGGGCTGCGCCTGTTGGGCGTGGCGTGGAAGGATGCCGCCGGACGCGACCGGATCGACACCGATGATGACGCGGGGCTGAGCTTTGTCGGCTTCTGTGTTTTCGTGGATCCACCCAAGCCGAGCGCGCGTGATGCGCTGGCGCGGTTGGGCAAGGTCGGCGTGCGGGTGAAACTGGTGTCGGGCGATGCGCTGGCGGTGGCGCGCCATCTGGCGCAAAGCGTCGGCCTTCCGGTGCGCGAGGCGATGAGCGGAGAAGAGATCGCGGCTTTGTCCGATGCCGCTCTTGCCGCGCGGGTGCAGCGTGTCGATCTGTTCGCCCGGGTTTCGCCCGACCAAAAGCTGCGCATCGTCCACGCCTTGAAAAAGCACCATACGGTGGGCTTTATCGGCGATGGTATCAACGACGCGCCCGCTATCCACGCGGCCGATGTCGGCCTGTCGGTGGATGGCGCGACCGATGTCGCGCGCGAGGCGGCCGACATGATCATGCTCGATTCCGACCTGCATGTGCTGGCCGATGGTATCGCCGAGGGACGGCGCACCTATGCCAATATCATGAAATATCTCCGCATGGGCACCAGCAGCAATTTCGGCAATATGTTGACGATGGCACTGGCCAGCCTGTTCCTGCCCTTTCTGCCGCTGACGGCGGTGCAAATCCTGCTCAACAACCTGCTCTATGATCTTTCCCAGACCGGCATTCCGTTTGACACAGCCGACAGCACCCTACTGGGGCGGCCGCATCGCTGGAACATGCGCGGGCTGATGCGGTTCACGGCGGTGATGGGGCCGCTTTCCACACTCTTCGACGTGCTGACCTTCGGCCTTCTGCTGGGGGTTTTCCGCGTCGATGTGGCGCAATTCCGCTCGGCGTGGTTCGTGGAATCGATGGCGACACAAATCCTCGTGGTGTTGATCATCCGTACGGCGGGGCCGTTCTGGCGTAACCGGCCGCATCCAGCCCTGCTGGCCTCCGCGCTGGGATGTTTGTGCGTCGCGCTGGCGCTTCCCTGGTTGCCTTGGGCGGTGCGGCTAGGCTTTGCGCCGCTACCGGCGCCCTTAGTAGGCGCGATTATCGGATTGGTGGCGATCTATCTGACGCTGGCCGAGGCTGTGAAGCGCCTGGCCTTGCCCCGTACGGAGCTGGCCTGA
- a CDS encoding BON domain-containing protein gives MTIATIKPTDRQLQESVLAEFAWEPSINAAHIGVAVEKGVVSLSGHVSTYGEKSAAERAARRVRGVLGIAEAIEVHMPVETERSDEAIAHAAIERLAWEASIPTNALQIKVEQGWITLTGELGWHYQRMAAERMLTGLRGVAGISNLVTIRKRPNGANISHDISTALHRGWFDPSSIEVAVSANTVTLTGTVDTPADKWKAGLTAWAGAGVAQVDNNLVVLAQG, from the coding sequence ATGACCATTGCCACTATCAAGCCCACAGACCGTCAATTGCAGGAATCCGTGCTGGCCGAGTTTGCATGGGAACCCTCGATCAACGCCGCGCATATTGGCGTTGCAGTAGAAAAGGGCGTCGTATCACTGTCGGGCCATGTCAGCACCTATGGCGAGAAAAGTGCGGCAGAGCGGGCGGCGCGGCGCGTGCGCGGGGTACTTGGAATTGCCGAGGCCATCGAGGTGCATATGCCTGTCGAGACGGAGCGAAGCGATGAGGCGATCGCCCATGCCGCGATCGAGCGGCTCGCTTGGGAAGCTTCCATTCCCACCAATGCCTTGCAGATCAAGGTCGAGCAGGGCTGGATCACGCTGACCGGCGAATTGGGCTGGCATTACCAGCGCATGGCCGCCGAACGTATGCTGACTGGCCTGCGCGGGGTTGCTGGCATTTCCAATCTTGTCACCATCCGTAAAAGGCCCAATGGTGCCAACATTAGCCACGACATTTCCACGGCCCTGCATCGCGGGTGGTTCGATCCTTCCAGCATCGAGGTAGCGGTCAGTGCCAATACAGTGACTCTGACCGGCACGGTGGACACGCCTGCCGACAAGTGGAAGGCGGGCCTCACGGCATGGGCAGGGGCTGGTGTGGCGCAAGTGGATAACAATCTCGTGGTGCTTGCGCAGGGTTAG
- a CDS encoding cupin domain-containing protein, with product MTHAIVTLTDIGPRPSVFDIERAALENQAYRTVVWSGQHLQVTLMSIPVDADIGLEMHPETDQFLRLESGNGLLRMGAGKDLLTLAQDIADGWCAMVPAGFWHNITNIGDAPMKIYAIYAPAHHAPGKVQLTAADAAADLDDKPAN from the coding sequence ATGACCCATGCCATCGTGACTCTTACCGATATCGGCCCCCGACCTAGCGTTTTCGACATTGAACGCGCCGCGCTGGAAAACCAAGCCTATCGCACGGTTGTCTGGAGTGGACAGCATTTGCAAGTAACGCTGATGTCGATTCCGGTGGACGCGGACATAGGCCTCGAAATGCATCCTGAAACCGATCAGTTCCTTCGGTTGGAATCGGGCAATGGCTTGTTACGGATGGGAGCTGGCAAAGACCTTTTGACGCTTGCGCAGGACATTGCCGATGGCTGGTGCGCCATGGTGCCAGCGGGATTTTGGCATAACATCACCAATATTGGCGATGCGCCCATGAAAATCTATGCCATCTATGCCCCGGCCCATCACGCGCCGGGCAAGGTTCAGTTGACGGCAGCCGATGCCGCCGCTGACCTTGACGATAAGCCTGCAAACTGA
- a CDS encoding glycoside hydrolase family 130 protein — translation MPHPSFLNRHALHLRPDPARVVVRAFRPSVEPRDYNPLDKTRANHIVDRVLALDVAEAEAVLAATFDNFDDRHRNLPAIFEQRAQEMEDAFSCHCCFTPTQLQLVGAYFLHEYSFEAAALFNPSIVPHPNQSGVEPGAIRFILSLRAVGEGHISSLTFRCGTFLADGTLMIEPPTRLASLPRVTMRVGDKLDLAFEADSDITERVIFPVTEAQANGIEDARFVPFIEEGQTTYYATYTAYSGQAIRSELIETSDFLTFRLTPLKGPAAVNKGMALFPRRIGGRYAMIARHDNESLHLVYSDNLLEWGLGTPILTPEFPWEFIQIGNCGSPIELDEGWLLLTHGVGPVRHYSIGAVLLDKDDPTRVLGRSHLPLVQPEKSTREGYVPNVVYSCGAMRHGAWIILPYAISDTFSTVATVKIDSLLAMLTL, via the coding sequence ATGCCCCATCCTTCTTTTCTCAACCGCCATGCCCTGCATTTGCGGCCCGATCCTGCACGCGTGGTGGTGCGGGCCTTTCGCCCATCGGTCGAGCCACGCGATTACAACCCGCTGGACAAGACCCGAGCCAACCACATTGTCGATCGCGTCCTCGCGCTTGACGTGGCGGAGGCCGAGGCTGTGCTGGCCGCAACCTTCGACAATTTCGATGATCGGCATCGCAACCTGCCCGCCATTTTCGAGCAGCGCGCGCAGGAGATGGAGGACGCCTTCTCCTGCCATTGCTGTTTCACCCCAACCCAGTTGCAACTGGTGGGGGCCTATTTCCTGCACGAATACAGTTTTGAGGCGGCGGCCCTGTTCAACCCCAGCATTGTGCCGCACCCCAACCAGAGCGGCGTTGAACCGGGCGCCATCCGCTTCATCCTGTCGCTGCGGGCGGTGGGCGAGGGGCACATCTCCTCGCTCACCTTCCGCTGCGGCACTTTCCTGGCCGATGGCACGCTGATGATCGAGCCCCCGACCCGCCTCGCCAGCCTGCCCCGCGTGACCATGCGCGTCGGCGACAAGCTGGACCTTGCCTTCGAGGCAGACAGCGACATCACCGAAAGAGTGATTTTCCCCGTTACCGAGGCGCAGGCCAATGGCATCGAGGATGCCCGCTTCGTACCCTTCATCGAGGAAGGGCAGACGACCTATTACGCGACCTACACGGCCTACAGCGGTCAGGCGATCCGATCGGAACTCATCGAGACCAGCGACTTCCTGACTTTCCGCCTGACCCCGCTCAAGGGTCCCGCTGCCGTGAACAAAGGCATGGCGCTGTTCCCAAGGCGGATCGGAGGGCGCTATGCGATGATCGCGCGTCACGACAATGAAAGCCTCCATCTGGTCTATTCCGACAATCTGCTGGAATGGGGTCTTGGCACACCGATCCTCACACCGGAATTTCCTTGGGAGTTCATACAGATCGGCAATTGCGGCTCGCCGATCGAACTGGATGAGGGGTGGCTGTTGCTGACCCATGGCGTCGGGCCTGTGCGGCACTATTCCATCGGCGCCGTGCTGCTGGACAAGGATGATCCCACGCGCGTGCTTGGCCGGTCGCACCTGCCGCTGGTCCAGCCGGAAAAATCAACGCGCGAGGGCTATGTGCCCAATGTTGTCTATTCCTGCGGCGCGATGCGCCACGGTGCATGGATCATCCTGCCCTATGCCATCTCTGACACGTTCTCGACTGTCGCCACGGTGAAAATCGACAGCCTGCTGGCCATGCTAACCCTGTGA
- a CDS encoding glycosyltransferase family 4 protein: MNGILSAGMPSPLRPHPQTPRFPNVGSMQPLPPQLGQKAGGLKVVLIGNALPRRCGIATFTTDLERALHATPDVRESAIVAITDHGQDYLYPAKVCRTLHQNQREDYRAAADYINAQGFDVACIQHEFGIFGGEAGGYILDLAERLTIPLVVTLHTVLDHPTPIQRLVMARLLALCAGVVVMARKARAILIGIYGVDPADIRVIPHGIPDVAWSSPASAKARLGFGSRSVILTFGLIGPGKGIETMIEAMPAILVQIPDAVYVVMGATHPQLLANGCDHYRETLMARVQALGIADHVVFLNRFFDSGELLDHIGMCDVYVTPYLVEAQMTSGTLAISHGLGRPVVSTPYWHAAELLADGSGRLVPFGNSAALGACVAELLADDEARLQLAQHAYAASRPAIWAHVAQHYARLFARTRTNAAAARHRHSG; this comes from the coding sequence ATGAACGGAATTCTATCGGCCGGAATGCCCTCGCCCCTGCGCCCACACCCCCAGACACCGCGATTTCCCAATGTCGGCTCTATGCAGCCCTTGCCGCCGCAACTTGGCCAGAAGGCGGGCGGGCTCAAGGTTGTCTTGATCGGCAATGCCCTGCCGCGCCGCTGCGGCATTGCCACGTTTACCACCGATCTTGAACGCGCCCTGCACGCCACGCCTGACGTCCGCGAAAGTGCAATTGTTGCGATCACAGACCATGGTCAGGATTACCTCTATCCGGCCAAAGTGTGCAGAACTTTGCACCAGAACCAGCGTGAAGACTATCGCGCGGCAGCCGACTATATCAACGCCCAAGGCTTCGATGTGGCCTGCATCCAGCACGAATTCGGGATTTTCGGTGGCGAAGCTGGCGGATACATCCTCGATCTGGCCGAGCGCCTGACCATCCCACTGGTCGTCACGCTACACACCGTGCTCGATCACCCAACTCCTATTCAGCGCCTCGTCATGGCCCGCCTGCTGGCGCTCTGCGCTGGTGTGGTGGTGATGGCTCGCAAGGCGCGCGCGATCCTGATAGGCATCTATGGCGTCGATCCAGCAGATATCCGTGTGATCCCGCATGGCATACCTGATGTGGCATGGTCTTCACCCGCAAGTGCCAAAGCGCGGCTGGGTTTTGGCAGCCGTTCGGTGATCCTTACCTTTGGCCTGATCGGACCCGGCAAGGGTATTGAGACGATGATCGAGGCCATGCCCGCCATCCTAGTCCAAATCCCCGATGCAGTCTATGTGGTGATGGGTGCCACCCATCCGCAACTGTTGGCCAACGGATGTGACCACTACCGCGAGACGCTGATGGCGCGGGTTCAGGCCCTCGGAATCGCTGACCACGTGGTCTTTCTCAATCGCTTCTTCGATTCCGGCGAACTGCTTGATCACATCGGCATGTGCGATGTCTATGTCACGCCCTATCTTGTCGAGGCCCAGATGACCTCTGGAACACTGGCCATCTCGCACGGGCTTGGCCGTCCGGTGGTGTCAACGCCCTATTGGCATGCTGCCGAACTGCTGGCCGACGGCTCGGGCCGTCTGGTGCCCTTTGGCAACAGCGCCGCTCTGGGCGCCTGTGTGGCCGAACTGCTGGCTGACGACGAAGCTCGCCTGCAACTGGCCCAGCACGCCTATGCCGCCAGCCGCCCCGCGATCTGGGCGCATGTCGCGCAGCACTACGCACGGCTTTTCGCCCGTACGCGCACCAATGCTGCTGCCGCGCGACACCGGCACTCCGGTTAG
- a CDS encoding RcnB family protein, producing MKSITIGLLVLAVLGGQPADARQERQGQTHEDRDGERDQHGDWYGSQSNDRRHDWGNEQRPAEQRAMRHPNWGPDRGQGHVWRRGERIGYNDWNGAERIDYRQRHLRRPPHGYEWRRRDNQYVLVAVATGVIASIILNSGR from the coding sequence ATGAAATCAATCACCATCGGGCTGCTCGTGCTTGCTGTTCTTGGCGGTCAGCCCGCCGATGCCCGGCAGGAACGGCAAGGGCAAACCCACGAAGACCGAGACGGCGAACGTGACCAGCATGGCGACTGGTACGGGAGTCAATCCAACGACCGGCGCCATGACTGGGGCAACGAGCAACGCCCAGCGGAACAGCGCGCGATGCGCCATCCCAATTGGGGCCCTGATCGCGGTCAGGGCCATGTCTGGCGCCGGGGTGAGCGCATCGGCTACAACGACTGGAACGGTGCCGAGCGCATTGATTACCGCCAGCGCCACCTGCGCCGCCCGCCGCATGGCTATGAGTGGCGTCGTCGCGACAACCAGTATGTACTGGTGGCCGTGGCAACCGGCGTGATTGCCTCGATCATCCTGAACAGCGGCCGTTGA
- a CDS encoding sigma-70 family RNA polymerase sigma factor, with the protein MIGASMPHSGTAPATLPPSDQMFMDQLAPALPMLRNFARRLCGQQAMAEDLTQEAVMRGWAARRNLAPNSDLRAWLFVILRNCFYTTLRRERRTAGWDPELAEHTLITPPHQDHTTMVNDVAKAMDRLPAAQRHALMLVGVEGLSYEEAARRCDCALGTMKSRLARGRRALALAVDGPDDDVLFARRARSEGSVQSRQTAQAACPL; encoded by the coding sequence ATGATCGGCGCTAGCATGCCGCACAGCGGCACGGCACCGGCAACATTGCCACCATCCGATCAGATGTTCATGGATCAGTTAGCCCCTGCCTTGCCGATGCTGCGCAACTTTGCGCGTCGCCTGTGTGGCCAGCAAGCGATGGCTGAGGATCTTACCCAGGAAGCCGTGATGCGGGGCTGGGCCGCCCGCCGCAATCTGGCCCCCAACAGCGATCTGCGTGCGTGGCTCTTCGTGATATTGCGCAATTGCTTTTACACGACCCTGCGCCGCGAACGCCGAACCGCCGGCTGGGATCCTGAGTTGGCCGAACATACGCTAATAACCCCGCCCCACCAAGACCATACAACGATGGTGAATGATGTGGCCAAGGCAATGGATCGCCTGCCCGCCGCCCAGCGCCATGCGCTGATGCTGGTGGGGGTGGAAGGGCTGAGCTATGAAGAGGCGGCAAGGCGATGCGACTGCGCACTGGGCACGATGAAGAGCCGGTTGGCACGTGGGCGCCGTGCCCTTGCCCTAGCGGTGGACGGTCCCGATGACGATGTGCTTTTCGCCCGCCGCGCCAGATCCGAAGGGTCAGTCCAAAGCCGACAGACCGCCCAGGCCGCTTGTCCGCTTTGA